A stretch of DNA from Lotus japonicus ecotype B-129 chromosome 4, LjGifu_v1.2:
ccTTTAGGGATTGATCACTGAACATTTTATCTCAACCAATATGTtaccagctcttaccacttgagctatcattcgaggaCTTTAATGTTTTTTTGGTTATACTAAaattcaatgtttttttttgtataaacttCTCGTACTGGTCACCCTTTGGATATTGTCAGATTCGAGATTATAGTCACAATTTAAACTTTTCATTCATCATCTCTCATCGAGAGTGTATTGTGCGGGATCGAACCTGAGAGTTTTTTCCACACACTCAACGTTACGTTAAATTCAATATTTAATAtcaatatgttaattttttttatcaatcaaattaatttcattaaaacatcttatgaatttaattaataaaaataccgTAATAATAGTATTTGTTAGTTATTTcgaaattattttttgaaaaatatttggaTAATTAATAACACGTCGTCCTTAGTTGACTTCTGAATCACATTTTAGTCCAAGTTTTGGAATGGGTGATTAGTATTAGACCTGATTTGATCCAATCCTGACCCTCTCTAACTCTCTATATACGTTCCCGTCCATCACAAACAAACGCACCCTTCGCACTCTCTTTCCCCGAATGCTAGATCTACAATAACCTAACACACGGTAACTTCTCCTTCCCGTTCTCCGATTCCCACTCAGATCTGCATATTCATCTTCTTCGATTCCCCTCATTCCATTCTTGTCTTTCAGATCTCTTTCAAtttccttttttcttcttcGATTTTCGTTTTTCAATCTTAATTTCTCTTCGGATCTGTAATCGTAAGTTTTCATCCACCTTTCGCCATATGCGATTCGTTGATTCAATGATTCATTGCCAGATCCTCTTTGTTGTTAATTTTTCTGCTCATGATTTGCTGTTGATCCATTCATTTTTGTCATTTGCATGATTATTAGGTGATTAATTGCCGATTTTTGTTTTCTGGAATACAAAATTCAATGGAgaagtttaatttttgttttgcatGGATGCTCAACTGCATTTGATTTAACCTAGAATTCATcgatgttagtttttttttatcgaGGAATAAAAAATCTTTGATTTTTAGCTGTGCATGAATCTGATCTGTTTGATGCGAGAACAGATCTATGAATTTGATTTCAAAtcatgtaatttttttgttcTGGGTGATTCTGTAATCCTATTTTGTGTTGTTGTTCTTGTGTTGCTAACAAAACAAAGCGTTAGAGAAGGATATGCTTAGGTTTGCCGATCGATTTTGCTTGCATGTTCATAACTTGAGCTATTTTATTGTCAGATTTGTATATAATGTGAATTTGATTGTAAGGTTTGACAATAGTTGTTGATGAATTTACCTGTTATCTAAGCTTTGCAAATGTTGGATTGCATGTTTTGTTCAAACAACTTTTGGTCTTCTTCGACATGATGATCTGTTGTTGCTTTTTGTTAAGGCGGAAAAATCTTCCGTGGTGTGTTAATTGGGCCTTCATTTCCCTTTTTTTGGTAATCTTCTTATGTGTGAATGTTAATGTCTGGTGCAGGCTGAATTGGCATAGTTTGACAAGATGGGAGGTGGATTTAGGGTGCTTCACTTGGTTAGACCGTTTCTCTCGTTTCTTCCTGAAGTTCAGACAGCTGACAGGAAAGTTCCATTCAGAGAGAAGGTCATATATACTGtgatctctcttttcattttcctGGTCTGCAGTCAGCTCCCTCTGTATGGGATACACTCAACAACTGGTGCGGATCCATTCTATTGGATGCGTGTCATCCTTGCTTCCAACCGTGGAACTGTCATGGAGCTCGGGATCACTCCCATTGTGACTTCTGGACTTGTGATGCAGCTTTTAGCTGGATCAAAGATCATTGAAGTTGACAACAATGTACGAGAGGATCGTGCCCTATTGTAAGTGTCTCTATTTGTACATCTTATATGCGTTCAAAGAGATCATATATGGTGTCATCCCATGTCAATAATTTCAGCTGGTTTTACATGTGGTTATTTTTGGAGCATATCCTATGTGTTCAGATTGTACTGTATGATTTATTGCTGTTGCATCTATCTGAGTTAGATACCGTAATCTGTTGCCGCTGAGACATGACAGCTGAGCATGCTCAATTGAATCAGTAATGAATCTGAGTTAATTAGGttcttgttagttttttttagtGTATAAATAAACTTACAAACTCACTTCACTGAGGTGAAATTAGAATTACATTTTCCAGATTCTACTTTCCAATTTTTCTCGTTTCTGCTAGTAGTGGTTGTCCATGTGACATACATTCCTCCATTTAAAGGTGTATAAAATAGAATTTATTTAGCATGCGCCATGTCGTATCTTACAGTTGTCAACATTTCTTTTTGTGGTTTGCAGTGCTTTAGGGCTCCATATTTTGTTATATAATGTATATTGAgataatttctttttcttttgcaggAATGGAGCACAGAAGCTTCTTGGTATATTGATAGCTGTTGGAGAGGCTGTTGCCTATGTTCTTTCGGGAATGTATGGTAGTGTGGGCCAACTTGGAGTAGGAAATGCCATTCTTATCATCCTCCAGCTGTGTTTTGCTGGTATAATTGTGATATGTTTGGATGAGCTCCTTCAAAAGGGATATGGTCTAGGCTCTGGAATTTCCCTATTCATAGCTACCAATATCTGGTAGGCTTTTACTCTTTGCTAATGAGATACTTCCAGATTTAGTCTATGACATTTGTGCTCTTATATTGTCAAAGCAACTACGAACCAGGTTATCTGAACCTTTTGTCAAAAACTTAGAAGgatttttcatgttattttgcaGTGAAAACATTATATGGAAGGCATTTAGTCCCACCACCATTAATAGTGGACGTGGAGCTGAATTTGAGGGGGCTGTTATTGCTCTGTTCCATTTGTTGATTACTAGATCAGACAAGGTTCGTGCGCTTCGCGAGGCATTTTACCGGCAGAATCTTCCCAATGTGACAAATCTTCTTGCAACTGTCTTGATCTTCCTGATTGTGATATACTTCCAAGGTTTCCGTGTGGTCCTGCCTGTAAGGTCAAAGAATGCCCGTGGGCAGCAGGGTTCATATCCAATTAAACTGTTCTATACCTCCAACATGCCCATTATTCTTCAGTCTGCCCTTGTTTCTAATCTCTACTTCATCTCCCAGGTAATAATAGTTTTATGATAGCTTGAACTTGGTGTGTTTGGGTTTTCTGTTTCAACAATCTAAAATTACGTGTATTGTTCAGCTGCTCCACCGTAAGTACAGTGGAAACTTCTTTGTCAATCTATTGGGAAAGTGGAAGGATTCTGAATATGGAGGTGGTCATTCTATCCCTGTTGGTGGAATTGCATACTATATCACTGCACCATCAAGGTAAGAGAAGCTCTTCCAATGTGGTATTCTAATATGGTATAAAGCTTTGACCAATTATATAGTCTTTTTTCTAATTCGACAACTCTAAATTTTGCAGCTTAGCTGATATGGCCGCCAATCCTTTCCATGCGTTGTTCTATCTGGTGTTTATGCTTTCAGCCTGTGCTTTGTTCTCTAAAACTTGGATTGAAGTCTCTGGTTCATCTGCTAGAGATGTTGCCAAGCAGCTGAAGGTATACTTACCAGATTTTTTTGGCATACTCTGCTTCatttttcactatttataaCAAGTGCACCTGCTTGATAACCAGGGGATTTAAAAGTTTGAGCAATTGGAGCTCATTTCCCAATTGAGTGAATTGAAATGATTCAATTCTTAATAAAGTAAAATGTTAGCCAGGCTTGATTTTAGCTATCCTTAGAAGCCAGTAATACTTTGTTTACTGTTTTAAACAAGGTTAAGTTTCTAATTGACTATGAAACACTAGTATACTTTTGGGGCCGCTGGCTGATCCATTGGAGGCAGTTTATTCTTATAAACTATCATTGAACTTTTAGCAGTTCATAGATATTGGGATGAACTGGTACAATATCATGGATGTGATATGCTTTGGCACCAAATTTGGAAGCATATGAATTGATTAGTTTAGAATATTAGTTCAGGACTGGGGTCAATGGTTTGGGCAACTTGGATTCTGAAACTGAGTTTGTTGCTGGAAATACTGTTCTATTGCATGGAAATTCATCTTTGAATTATAGTTCTTTTGAGTGTGCAGTACTTATTAATTACATGTCTTTTGAATTTGCAGGAGCAACAAATGGTAATGCCTGGACACCGTGAGTCGAACTTGCAGAAAGAACTTAACCGATATATTCCCACCGCTGCAGCATTTGGAGGCATTTGTATTGGTGCTCTGACAGTGTTGGCAGATTTTATGGGAGCTATTGGTTCAGGGACAGGGATATTGCTTGCGGTGACAATCATCTACCAGTACTTTGAGACATTTGAGAAGGAGAGAGCCAGCGAGCTTGGCTTCTTTGGTTTCTAAGTTCCGCTTAGGAATTACTGTTTTCATGTGACACTAATGAGCTCTCCACCACCTTTGTATCGAGAGATTGTTATACTTTAGATAATTTAACTTAGTATTTTGTTTTCATGCTTTAATCAGCTGAGGATGTTTGAAGATATCATAAGCTTTTTTGGATTTTCCTCAAAATATACTTGTGTTTATATTTTAATTCTAATTAAGTCGGACTACAAAGATTTTGGCGACTTCTTAGGTATTACGCGGTGCAACACAAGTAACTTATGAACCCCAAATAAGTTATTTTGAAGTTGCCAAAAAAAGTTATATAAGCTTCTTGGGTTTGTAAACCTTAAAGCTTTTGGGTTCATAAGTTACAAAAAATAAGTGGGTAGTATTTTTGGGTGCTCATTAATGTTCTAGTAGGGTCAGGAGTGTTCATCCTCATGAAACTGAAAAACTCACAAACACCAACCCTCATCTCGAATCCACCTCTTACAAATCCCTCTCAAATCATCTTCCCCTTCATCCCTCTTTTACCATCTTCACCCCTTCAACCAGACCATTCAAATGCAGATAGAGTAGCGTCCATGATCGACGCTATATCAGACCAAATTAACTGTTCACTTATGTAAAGAGAGTTTGGTAGATACATAATTTTAACATATCATGTCAACTTGTGAAGTATGCAGAGGATCCCCATTgcaaaatactccctccgtccctaattataagctaaagttgagaCTTTTgttttgtcactaaatataagctaaagttgtaaaagctaatatttctttccatatttatCCTTGCATTTATTGTTAATGGAGCACTATTAGTagtataatgattaaaaaatgCTATCTTAAATAGGGGTAGACATGGAAAGTTGtaccttttttttgaaaaccaatgcattaattaagactttcttaataagcgtgatttttacaactttagcttataattagggacggagggagtactaacAAAATTCACTTCTAGCACAAATGCACGATATCCAAATAAGTTATAAATGTATAATTAATGCACATCTAAAGACAAATCCGCGAGTTCCTTCCCACCCACCTCACTACAGTCTACAAGCAGCACACATGGCACGAGTTAGCTCGGGAACCCACGCGCTGACTATTAACTCATCAATTTATTTATCAGTGCCATACACCCCACCCTAGTCCCCTCTTCACTTTTAGAGCTCATCAATAGAATAATTTTATcatcacacctcatttttaagtGTGTTAAGTGTGcagaggtggaagaagagagatatgaagaaatgagaggaaaaatatatatgtgatagatgatttgattaataaagaagagataaatatataaaaaaataaagtgaaAAACATAGTGAAGATGTGTATGAATCGTAACTCTCATCAATATTATGTAAGTAATTATACTTGAATGATTTTCAGATACACGAGCGAGAGCATGCTTCTAGGGTCACAAGTCGCTTATTGATATATTTCTTACGAACACTGTCTCTACATTGACAGCGGGAATCGAGCGCACATTTTTCTAAAGTAAAGTCAATATATAAAACCCATATAAATTTCAATGACATAAGAGAAAACTTtgcaaaaatattatttgagaGAGTGACGCTCGTCCTATAAATATTTTCCCATCTAAGGACACCTCTCATCTTTATCATACTCTGCAGTTGCACACACAAAAGACAAGTACCccatataaaaatgaaaaacctTTACTGCCACTCGTTTTTCCTGGCAGCTCTAGCCATCTTCCACGTGTCAGCCGCACCACCGCCGTCTCCGCTCCCCTCCGCCGCAAACGACTTCCTGGACGCACACAACGAGGCAAGAGGATCCGTGGGTGTTCAGCCCCTAAGGTGGAGCCCGCAGCTTGCCAGCACTACCAGCAGGCTCGCCCGCTACCAGAGGGACAAAACAGGGTGCCAGTTCGCCAACCTCACCGCCGGAAAGTACGGCGCCAACCAGCTCCGGGCTTTGGGCGCGGCGGTGACGCCGCGTATGGTGGTTGAGGAGTGGGTGAGTCAGAAGCAGTTCTATAATCACACTGATAACACGTGCGTCCCCAACCACCGGTGCGGCGTTTATACGCAGATCGTATGGAGGAAGACCGTTGAGGTTGGTTGTGCTCAAGCCAAGTGTGATAAGGAAGGAGCTAGCTTGACCATTTGTTTCTATTATCCTCCTGGTAACTATGTTGGGGAGAGCCCTTATTGATCAATCTTGTACATCTGGTTTTTCTGATCTATCAGTTTTTTGATTTTTAGATGCATGGTGGAAAATCATCACGATGAGTAAAATCGCAATGAACAGAAGCAACTTTTCATTAGTTTTTATCGCACTTTGCAGTGATTTTGACTTGAATGTTGTTTTTCATGGTGTATTATCCATACATGCACTTTATCCATTTGAGTTGTGGTGAATTTGTGATATTCTTGTAATGGTAATTTATAATTAGAGTTGATCATGTAAGTGCGACAAATCAAAGGTAAAATCACGATGTATCTGGTTTCTCTAATCTATCAATTTGTGCAATGTGACATGGAAAATCATGATGAACTAAAATTACGGTGAAAGAATATGAGCATTTCTCGTAATTTTTGTGATTTTGCTTTCAGTGTAATTTTTTACTGTATAACCAAACatgtaataatttatttatttgatggTGGTGAGTTTGTGATATCCCTATGCAATGGTAATTTAGAATTAGAGTGGATCATTTGAGTGAGACAGACATGTGTGTATCAAATTATATCAATATTATCATGAATTCATAATGGGAGATTATGAATTGGGTCAGATTAAGCTAGAATGAGCTGGCATGACACCAGATTGCATGGATTAATTTGATGCTTATATTCTCATGAATGGGGTTGATTTTGGGTTCAAATTGTTAATAaactaatattatttttaatttacagATCTTGTTCTCTATCTCACAGAGTCACACACGCACACTGACACACACGGGATCGGATcttgaatttttattattttaagagGAATAGTTTAGGTAGAAATAGAACGATGTCAGTGATCTCAATGTGGTAGAAGGTTGCTTTCCAAGATCCAAATATGAATGTGTTAATTGTAGAGAGGCGTTTTAGAAAAATGATTTGTTTACATCCGCATAAATGCATAATAATGCATTGGTAtctatctatatactttagaaaagaggaaggctgTGAGACCCACCTAGATGATTTGGCAATCCAAGAATCAACCTCCCTCTTTGCGTGACAAGTGTCACTTTCTTattgttttggaccaaaatagtGGAAGCCCATTTTGATTTCAGATTTTTTATGAGACCCATTTTGATTTCAGATTTTTTATGAGGCCCATTATTGTATATTAAATTGGAATGGTGTTATTCCAAGCATTAAAATCGTATTTATTTTGCTTACAAAAGAAGTCAAGAATTACAGGCGTGATAATTTTGTGGAGAAAATAACGGGTCAATTTACAATCATTAACACCATGAAACAATTTTGAGATTCATGGTCTAAAAGGTCATGCTGATTTCAAATTAAGTTTGATTCAACATATTAATTAATATCATATTTTACTGTATTAACACGACTTTAATTGTATTTCATTTTTTCCTAAATTTCCTCATTTTGATGATTAATTAACGTGCACCCTGAAATTTTGGtccatattaattaatttttttttgtcaaagtccatattaattaatttaaatgacGAAAATTgagcggaaaaaaaaattccttttaAAGCACGCTGATTTCAAATTCTGTCAattgtaggtttttttttttccttttttaacatGCATTACCAGTAACCCTAATTCTCAATTTCCTATATAAACCACCTCATGGTATTCTTCAACTTCATCATTCCTTCCCATCAAATATTAGCTTTGAAATATACT
This window harbors:
- the LOC130710297 gene encoding uncharacterized protein LOC130710297 yields the protein MGGGFRVLHLVRPFLSFLPEVQTADRKVPFREKVIYTVISLFIFLVCSQLPLYGIHSTTGADPFYWMRVILASNRGTVMELGITPIVTSGLVMQLLAGSKIIEVDNNVREDRALLNGAQKLLGILIAVGEAVAYVLSGMYGSVGQLGVGNAILIILQLCFAGIIVICLDELLQKGYGLGSGISLFIATNICENIIWKAFSPTTINSGRGAEFEGAVIALFHLLITRSDKVRALREAFYRQNLPNVTNLLATVLIFLIVIYFQGFRVVLPVRSKNARGQQGSYPIKLFYTSNMPIILQSALVSNLYFISQLLHRKYSGNFFVNLLGKWKDSEYGGGHSIPVGGIAYYITAPSSLADMAANPFHALFYLVFMLSACALFSKTWIEVSGSSARDVAKQLKEQQMVMPGHRESNLQKELNRYIPTAAAFGGICIGALTVLADFMGAIGSGTGILLAVTIIYQYFETFEKERASELGFFGF
- the LOC130710298 gene encoding STS14 protein-like: MKNLYCHSFFLAALAIFHVSAAPPPSPLPSAANDFLDAHNEARGSVGVQPLRWSPQLASTTSRLARYQRDKTGCQFANLTAGKYGANQLRALGAAVTPRMVVEEWVSQKQFYNHTDNTCVPNHRCGVYTQIVWRKTVEVGCAQAKCDKEGASLTICFYYPPGNYVGESPY